The Fulvivirga maritima genome segment TAATAGTGGTAAGTTAACAGATATTCTTAATAAGGAGAAGGTAGCTGAAGATGATGTGTTTTTCATACCTGCGGGTAGAGTGCATACCATTGGTAAAGGAATTATGCTGGCAGAAATTCAGCAGAGCTCAGATGTAACTTATCGTATTTATGACTTTGACAGAACTGACGATAAAGGCAATAAAAGAGAGCTACATGTAGAAGAGGCAGTAGATGCTATTGATTATAAATTTTATGATGAATATAAATCTAATAAGCCTGTAGAGCTAAATAAAAATACCGCTTTGGTAGAGTGTCCTTTCTTTGAGACTAATAGAATGGTGATAGATGATGAAATGAAGAAGGATTATTCTTCTTTAGATTCTTTCGTGATTCTGGTTTTCCTGGAAGGAGAAACTACTATAACAGCAGGAGATTTTAAAATGCAAGCTACGTTGGGAGATGTGGTGCTTATACCGGCAGAGGTGAATGATATAGTGCTTACACCATTAGCAAAAAGCAAAGTATTAGAAACGTACATTCCTAATTTTTAAAATAGGAATATATAGATCATAAAAAAAGCAGCTCAAGGGCTGCTTTTTTATTTCTGATAGTACAGGTTTTATACTGTTACTGCTTGTATTTCAGTTAATCTTTTGGCTATTACTTCTTTTAATTGCTCAGAAGCAGGTACAAGAGGAAGCCTTACATAGTTTTCACAAATACCTAATTCAGCCAATAATTGTTTAATGCCCACCGGACTGCTTTCGCTATACATGTGAGGGTTAATTTCTAATAGCTTAAAGGCTTCTTTAGAGGCTTTGCTGAAGTCTCCTTCAGTTACAGCTACTTTAATGTTATGGAAGATATTAGAAAAGGCATTGGCCAAAACCGAAATAACGCCTGATCCACCTATAGAATATAAAGGTACCGTAAGCATGTCATCACCAGAGATCAGCATGAAGTCTTCAGGCTTATATTTACAGATATTTAGTGCTTGCTCCATATTACCTGAAGCATCTTTAACACCAATGATATTTTCATGCTCAGCAAGTCTCAAGATAGTCTCAGCAGACATATTTGAGCCTGTTCTTCCAGGAACGTTATAAAGAATAACCGGTACAGGACTGGCATCAGCTATTTTAATGTAATGCTGAAATATGCCTTCTTGTGAAGGTTTGCTGTAATAAGGACTTACAGAAAGAATGGCATCTACTCCTGAAAGATCAGTTTCTTTAGTGATTTTCAGTGTAGCATTAGTATCATTAACGCCGATACCATAAACTATAGGAAGTTTATCTTCATTGTTTTCCTTAGTGAAGTCTAATATTTTGGCCTTGTCTGCCAGTGATATGGTGGAACCTTCTCCTGTAGTACCTAAAACAACATAATAGTCTACTCCTTGCTTAGCGGTGTAAGACAGCAGTCTTTTATAGCTTTGGTAATCTACGTTATCTTCTTTATCAAAAGGAGTAACAAGTGCTACCCCCGTTCCATATAATTTAGACATTTTTATATTAGTTCAATATTTTTGTATACTTATACATCTCATTTACAAGTTCGCGTGTGCTGTTGCTCGGCGTATCAATCATTAATTCGAAAAACTGTCTGTCAGTTTCATCAAATTTACCTACCCGGCACTTGGCCTTGCTCATAGCTAAAATGTTCTTAATGAGCAGGTTACTTTTTGTGTCCAGA includes the following:
- the dapA gene encoding 4-hydroxy-tetrahydrodipicolinate synthase encodes the protein MSKLYGTGVALVTPFDKEDNVDYQSYKRLLSYTAKQGVDYYVVLGTTGEGSTISLADKAKILDFTKENNEDKLPIVYGIGVNDTNATLKITKETDLSGVDAILSVSPYYSKPSQEGIFQHYIKIADASPVPVILYNVPGRTGSNMSAETILRLAEHENIIGVKDASGNMEQALNICKYKPEDFMLISGDDMLTVPLYSIGGSGVISVLANAFSNIFHNIKVAVTEGDFSKASKEAFKLLEINPHMYSESSPVGIKQLLAELGICENYVRLPLVPASEQLKEVIAKRLTEIQAVTV
- a CDS encoding type I phosphomannose isomerase catalytic subunit, whose protein sequence is MSEQLYPLKFKTIFKDKIWGGTKIKDVLHKDYSPLPNCGETWELSGVEGNVSFVANGRLEGEPLTTLIANYKDKLVGKKVYETYGGQFPLLIKFIDANDDLSIQVHPDDKLAKERHNSFGKTEMWYIIQADEDATLITGFNQEVDKEAYLEYFNSGKLTDILNKEKVAEDDVFFIPAGRVHTIGKGIMLAEIQQSSDVTYRIYDFDRTDDKGNKRELHVEEAVDAIDYKFYDEYKSNKPVELNKNTALVECPFFETNRMVIDDEMKKDYSSLDSFVILVFLEGETTITAGDFKMQATLGDVVLIPAEVNDIVLTPLAKSKVLETYIPNF